One segment of Salvelinus alpinus chromosome 1, SLU_Salpinus.1, whole genome shotgun sequence DNA contains the following:
- the LOC139575653 gene encoding uncharacterized protein isoform X2, whose translation MPVKKNTHRQGTGGGSPKADLTPAEDMALELNKGRPVLEGIPGGKETSIGSSQDATRFIQVSGSTVFLLEPPAQAPDDADPGEGPSAAATAHDGDDDEEETISLDSRRHEDPDAIQWENQPGNISSQAIRKLYGNHLRRQIELADIDIQYKKKKMENLALESEIKKRTIRKLDLEIKKLERELQEDDTAQNKNLVYSRKVK comes from the exons atgc cagtgaaaaagaatacccacagacaaggcacgggtggtgggtcaccaaaggctgaccttaccccagcagaggacatggccttggagctaaataaaggcaggcccgtcttagaggggatccctggggggaaagagacgagcataggttcctcccaagatgccacccgcttcattcaag tgtctggcagcactgtgttcctgttagagccaccagcacaagcaccagacgatgctgatcca ggtgaaggccccagtgcagcagcaacagcacatgatggagacgatgatgaggaggagaccatctctctggattccagaaggcatgag gacccagatgctatacagtgggaaaaccagcctggcaacata agctcacaagctatcagaaagttgtatggcaaccacctccggcgccaaatagaactggcagacatagacattcagtacaagaagaaaaagatggaaaatcttgcactggagtccgaaataaaaaagaggacaattaggaaactggaccttgaaataaaaaaacttgagagggag ctccaagaagatgacacagctcaaaataaaaatttggtatattctcgtaaagtcaagtga
- the LOC139575653 gene encoding putative nuclease HARBI1 isoform X1, giving the protein MKAQNCVFLSALTMACPFVRDVVDEEALVLRRAFRRERVFRDRLDPLAFPDDHLYERYRFSADGIRYLCRLLGPRIKHRTARSHALSVEQMVCVALRFFASGAFLYSVGDAEQLNKATICRTIRSVCLAIKALADVFISFPGHRRLCDIKEEFYRIAGFPNVIGAVDCTHIRIKAPSGAHEADFVNRKSFHSINVQMVCNADCVISNVVAKWPGSVHDSRIFRASEIYQCLSQGEFSGVLLGDRGYGCQPFLLTPFTDPQEAQQAYNHAHARTRARV; this is encoded by the exons atgaaggcccaaaattgtgtgttcctttctgctctgacaatggcatgcccattcgtgcgagatgtggtggatgaagaagcacttgtgctgaggagagccttcaggcgagaaagggtcttcagggaccggttggacccactggccttccctgatgaccatctatatgaaagatacaggttttctgcagatggcatcaggtatctatgcagactactgggtcccaggattaagcaccgcactgcacggagccatgcactgagtgtggagcaaatggtttgtgtggccttgcgcttttttgctagtggagccttcctgtactcagtgggggatgcagaacagctgaacaaggccacaatttgccgcacaataaggagtgtgtgtctggctatcaaagcattagcagatgtcttcatctccttccctggccacagaagactctgtgacatcaaagaggagttctataggattgcag gtttccccaatgtcattggtgcagtggactgcacacacataaggataaaagccccctcaggtgcccatgaggccgattttgtgaataggaaatcctttcacagcattaatgttcag atggtctgcaatgctgactgtgtgatcagcaatgttgtggcaaaatggcctggctcagtccatgactccagaatctttcgggcctctgaaatctatcagtgcctatcacaag gtgaattctctggtgtgttgctgggagacagggggtatggctgccagccttttctcctgacacctttcacagacccccaggaagcacagcaggcctacaaccatgcccatgccaggaccagggccagagtttaa
- the LOC139575683 gene encoding glutamine-rich protein 2-like has product MADYSYLAMSRSCGGSHTVTYPKRRYTRLQHISHFIQAEEETPPISSSPLRIQPEEVDILGLDGHIYKGRLKTRSVKTVDAGLPTIFPEDGMCKSKDKIMRSQFQKPGCTEPGCVTPVRPQSAKIQRSCSASGSSVRDRPMSSLGCLSQATLPQSSSHADTTSELLQQDLVLHVDLSQSEEEPVIIL; this is encoded by the exons ATGGCGGACTACAGTTACCTGGCCATGTCCCGGAGCTGTGGAGGCAGCCACACCGTGACCTACCCCAAACGCCGCTACACCCGCCTGCAGCACATCAGCCACTTCATCCAGGCTGAGGAGGAGACACCGCCCATCTCCAGCTCCCCACTGCGCATTCAG CCGGAGGAGGTGGACATCCTGGGATTGGACGGACATATCTACAAGGGCCGCCTGAAAACCAGATCGGTCAAGACTGTGGATGCCGGACTACCCACCATCTTTCCTGAAGACG GCATGTGCAAGAGCAAAGACAAGATCATGCGCTCCCAGTTCCAGAAGCCTGGCTGCACAGAGCCGGGCTGTGTGACCCCTGTGCGACCCCAGAGTGCCAAGATCCAGCGCAGCTGCTCAG CCTCAGGCAGCTCTGTGCGGGATCGGCCCATGTCTTCTTTAGGCTGCCTGTCCCaggctacccttccccagagctcGTCCCATGCTGACACCACCAGTGAGCTGCTGCAGCAAGATCTGGTGCTTCACGTGGACCTGAGCCAATCGGAGGAAGAGCCCGTCATCATCCTGTAG
- the LOC139575672 gene encoding UBA-like domain-containing protein 2 isoform X2: MSVNMDELRHQVMINQFVLTAGCAADQAKQLLQAAHWQFEMCTPRNTPATPPNFPDTITMFSKLRASDCSGSSGGGGPTQVSMACSPPSSTAGFGSFWASSPPNHQPVWLPPSSPTGHHMHHHHYQHHHHMHQTPMWPPVSQPGSAQQTPVVSVLHGQR, encoded by the exons ATGTCGGTGAATATGGACGAACTCAGGCATCAAGTGATGATAAACCAGTTTGTTTTGACTGCTGGTTGTGCTGCTGATCAAGCGAAGCAGCTTCTTCAAGCGGCTCACTGGCAATTCGAG ATGTGCACTCCAAGGAACACCCCAGCCACGCCGCCTAACTTCCCCGACACCATCACCATGTTCTCCAAGCTGAGGGCGTCAGACTGCTCGGGGAGTTCCGGAGGCGGAGGTCCCACCCAGGTGTCCATGGCCtgctcccccccctcctccacagCTGGCTTCGGATCCTTCTGGGCCTCATCACCCCCCAACCACCAGCCCGTCTGGCTGCCCCCCTCCTCGCCCACAGGCCACCACatgcaccaccaccactaccagcaccaccaccacatgcaCCAGACCCCCATGTGGCCCCCTGTGTCCCAGCCCGGCAGCGCCCAGCAGACCCCTGTTGTATCGGTCCTGCATGGCCAGAGATGA
- the LOC139575672 gene encoding UBA-like domain-containing protein 2 isoform X1: MSVNMDELRHQVMINQFVLTAGCAADQAKQLLQAAHWQFETALSSFFQEANIPSHHHQMMCTPRNTPATPPNFPDTITMFSKLRASDCSGSSGGGGPTQVSMACSPPSSTAGFGSFWASSPPNHQPVWLPPSSPTGHHMHHHHYQHHHHMHQTPMWPPVSQPGSAQQTPVVSVLHGQR; this comes from the exons ATGTCGGTGAATATGGACGAACTCAGGCATCAAGTGATGATAAACCAGTTTGTTTTGACTGCTGGTTGTGCTGCTGATCAAGCGAAGCAGCTTCTTCAAGCGGCTCACTGGCAATTCGAG acAGCCTTAAGCTCCTTTTTCCAGGAGGCCAACATCCCTAGTCACCACCACCAGATG ATGTGCACTCCAAGGAACACCCCAGCCACGCCGCCTAACTTCCCCGACACCATCACCATGTTCTCCAAGCTGAGGGCGTCAGACTGCTCGGGGAGTTCCGGAGGCGGAGGTCCCACCCAGGTGTCCATGGCCtgctcccccccctcctccacagCTGGCTTCGGATCCTTCTGGGCCTCATCACCCCCCAACCACCAGCCCGTCTGGCTGCCCCCCTCCTCGCCCACAGGCCACCACatgcaccaccaccactaccagcaccaccaccacatgcaCCAGACCCCCATGTGGCCCCCTGTGTCCCAGCCCGGCAGCGCCCAGCAGACCCCTGTTGTATCGGTCCTGCATGGCCAGAGATGA